From the Oleiphilus messinensis genome, one window contains:
- a CDS encoding class I SAM-dependent methyltransferase, protein MESVNIESIAADPVVPDWSRINLPKAWPDLLQLNTPQDRKKLFKLLFSSRQRVRLPEDMPGANGVPNYMLQEFHHLPNGYYSEQFTKGYSIWFDRVMLGHMKKARTRVSRELNSCASVLDVGCGHGALAATLKREGRADVWGIDPSPYLLKLAAASHPDIPFILGTAENTGFSDNRFDGIAISFLLHEIPPKYADLALQEFHRILKPGGLIAITEPSPKQMYSSWLRMLFEFGVEGVYFKWFANRVYEPFVDAWHKKEILEWFRAFGFELLQDSDAMPVRYIVVRKL, encoded by the coding sequence ATGGAATCAGTGAACATCGAGTCAATTGCAGCTGATCCAGTTGTCCCTGACTGGAGTCGAATAAACCTCCCTAAAGCATGGCCGGATCTTTTACAGCTGAATACCCCTCAGGATCGTAAAAAATTATTTAAACTCCTGTTTTCGTCTCGGCAACGGGTGCGCCTGCCGGAAGATATGCCTGGCGCAAATGGGGTACCGAATTACATGCTGCAAGAGTTTCATCATTTGCCAAATGGCTATTACTCAGAGCAATTCACCAAAGGTTACTCAATCTGGTTTGATCGAGTGATGTTAGGTCATATGAAAAAGGCGAGAACTCGCGTGTCCCGTGAACTGAATTCCTGTGCCAGTGTTCTCGATGTGGGCTGTGGTCATGGTGCCTTGGCGGCTACCCTCAAACGGGAAGGCCGGGCTGACGTTTGGGGCATAGATCCTTCTCCTTACCTGTTAAAACTTGCAGCGGCTTCCCATCCGGATATCCCGTTTATTCTGGGGACGGCAGAGAATACCGGATTTTCAGATAATCGTTTTGATGGCATTGCCATTTCCTTTTTGCTTCATGAGATTCCGCCAAAATATGCAGACCTTGCGCTTCAGGAGTTCCACCGAATTCTCAAGCCGGGTGGCTTGATCGCGATTACAGAACCTTCTCCTAAGCAGATGTACTCTTCATGGTTACGTATGTTGTTTGAATTTGGTGTTGAAGGGGTCTATTTCAAATGGTTTGCCAACCGCGTTTATGAGCCTTTTGTTGATGCTTGGCATAAAAAAGAGATCCTGGAATGGTTCCGGGCTTTCGGTTTTGAGCTGCTGCAGGATTCCGATGCCATGCCCGTCCGGTATATTGTCGTTCGAAAGCTTTGA
- a CDS encoding cold-shock protein, translated as MSNTVTGTVKWFNESKGFGFISQENGPDVFAHFSAITGTGFKTLAEGQKVEFTITQGQKGPQAENIVAL; from the coding sequence ATGTCTAATACAGTAACTGGCACCGTTAAGTGGTTTAACGAGAGCAAAGGTTTTGGTTTTATTTCACAGGAAAATGGACCAGACGTTTTCGCTCACTTCAGTGCAATCACCGGTACTGGTTTTAAAACTTTGGCCGAAGGTCAAAAAGTTGAGTTCACAATTACTCAAGGCCAAAAAGGTCCTCAAGCTGAGAATATCGTTGCTCTGTAA
- a CDS encoding CPBP family intramembrane glutamic endopeptidase produces MSGMSGTAINATRDGLFSALQHSPAESLIYFLCLPVCIIACGRRPDSRFTFFVVASLCLVSFSLNLTTLSGFIFSLLMATSCYIHFQPIRAHRYFKQKSINAHSLKPGYIALLRPLNTALMIALAIALVAHILPGFPRWEPFPPMSLSIQSLEFQLKLSFDTALVAICLLCFGQMQNQRRRIPFERRFILVVSLVTLSVLSILGYFLGLFVWDYKLSHVLPIWLAKNLLLTCIAEEAFFRGIVQFEIQDRLKHKSYGSILSLGLTSVLFGLAHFAGGPRYMLLASIAGFAYGYVYQKTGRIEASIALHLFVNLFHFVFLSYPMLVPVEIL; encoded by the coding sequence ATGTCCGGAATGTCCGGAACAGCCATCAATGCCACTCGCGATGGCTTGTTTTCAGCGCTTCAACATTCACCGGCTGAGTCGCTGATTTATTTCCTGTGCTTACCCGTTTGTATCATTGCTTGCGGACGACGACCTGATTCAAGATTCACGTTTTTCGTCGTTGCAAGCCTCTGCCTTGTCAGCTTCAGCTTGAATTTGACCACACTTTCGGGTTTCATATTCAGCTTGCTGATGGCGACCAGCTGTTACATACACTTCCAGCCGATCCGCGCACATCGCTATTTCAAGCAGAAATCCATCAACGCTCACTCACTAAAACCCGGATATATCGCATTACTAAGGCCTCTGAACACCGCACTAATGATCGCCTTGGCAATTGCGCTGGTCGCCCATATCTTGCCGGGGTTTCCAAGGTGGGAGCCCTTCCCGCCAATGTCACTTTCTATCCAGTCTTTGGAATTCCAGCTGAAATTGAGCTTTGATACGGCGTTGGTGGCAATCTGCCTGCTTTGCTTCGGGCAAATGCAAAATCAACGCAGGCGAATTCCCTTTGAAAGACGATTTATCCTGGTTGTGAGCCTCGTAACCCTGTCCGTACTCAGTATCCTTGGCTATTTTCTCGGTCTTTTTGTATGGGATTACAAGCTTTCCCATGTACTCCCCATCTGGCTCGCAAAAAACCTGTTACTAACCTGCATCGCCGAAGAAGCTTTTTTTCGGGGCATCGTCCAGTTTGAAATTCAGGATCGACTCAAGCATAAATCATATGGATCGATTCTGAGCCTTGGCTTGACATCCGTACTCTTCGGGCTGGCCCATTTTGCTGGCGGGCCCAGATACATGCTCCTTGCCTCAATTGCAGGTTTTGCTTACGGTTATGTCTACCAAAAAACAGGCCGAATTGAAGCCAGCATTGCGCTGCACTTGTTTGTGAACTTATTCCACTTTGTGTTCCTGAGCTACCCGATGCTGGTACCGGTAGAGATCCTATAG
- a CDS encoding type 2 periplasmic-binding domain-containing protein: MRFIFSSWLILAATPLVLADDVKDTRPGPVSKLTFALLDGRESTLSSVILKKAYERLGIDVEFSIMPGERALYSSNRGLLDGEVNRIEGIDENYRNLMRVPVEINRFEALAWSQFNIEINGWESLKPYPLLIKLGIKYAEQGTSGMNVRALPEYDRVFAALSNSPDTVAIASRLEGMYRIQKLGLSNIQALEPPLTHKALFHYLHVKHRPLLDRVTRVLNKMRDSGALQAIRERHLANLGR, from the coding sequence ATGAGATTTATCTTCTCAAGTTGGCTTATTTTAGCTGCAACGCCCTTGGTTCTGGCCGATGATGTTAAAGATACGCGGCCTGGGCCTGTTTCCAAACTGACTTTTGCGCTGTTGGACGGCCGTGAATCCACGCTTTCTTCAGTTATTCTCAAGAAAGCGTATGAGCGCTTGGGCATTGATGTCGAGTTTTCAATTATGCCGGGAGAGCGGGCGCTCTACTCTTCGAACCGTGGGCTGCTGGACGGTGAAGTCAATCGGATTGAAGGCATTGACGAAAACTATCGGAACCTGATGCGCGTACCCGTGGAAATTAATCGATTCGAAGCCCTTGCCTGGTCTCAATTCAATATCGAAATAAATGGCTGGGAAAGTTTGAAGCCCTATCCATTACTGATTAAATTGGGCATAAAGTACGCAGAACAGGGTACTTCGGGCATGAACGTGAGAGCGCTTCCAGAATATGATCGCGTTTTCGCCGCGCTATCGAATTCCCCTGATACCGTTGCAATCGCGTCCCGTTTAGAAGGGATGTACCGCATTCAAAAGCTGGGCTTGTCCAATATTCAAGCTCTGGAGCCCCCATTAACTCACAAAGCTTTATTTCATTACTTACATGTCAAACACCGTCCATTGCTGGACCGCGTCACCCGGGTATTGAATAAAATGCGTGATTCCGGCGCGCTACAGGCAATTCGAGAGCGCCATCTGGCAAATCTGGGGCGTTAG
- a CDS encoding DUF411 domain-containing protein has product MLKRLKRSVINRPTINLSVVLSTVLLTNASTVFANEATEDQHTPLLSENTQLTVYKTESCGCCNDWIKHMENHGFEVTAHNRNDLSAIKQAAGLTPKLASCHTAFVGGYVIEGHVPAQDVIELLKQQPDMKGLTVPGMPAGANVPGMEVSDDNATFDVLGFRANGTVRRWNHYE; this is encoded by the coding sequence ATGTTGAAACGACTTAAACGCTCAGTAATTAATCGACCCACGATCAATCTATCCGTCGTATTGTCCACCGTATTGCTAACGAACGCTTCAACCGTTTTCGCGAATGAAGCGACCGAAGATCAACATACCCCATTACTTTCCGAGAACACTCAGCTGACAGTTTACAAAACAGAGAGTTGTGGTTGCTGTAACGACTGGATTAAACACATGGAAAACCATGGCTTTGAGGTGACGGCACACAATCGCAATGATTTGAGTGCGATAAAGCAGGCTGCAGGGCTGACACCTAAACTGGCGTCCTGCCACACCGCATTTGTCGGGGGCTATGTAATAGAAGGCCACGTACCGGCACAAGATGTCATCGAGTTATTGAAACAACAGCCGGACATGAAAGGCCTTACGGTACCGGGTATGCCCGCAGGAGCAAACGTACCCGGTATGGAGGTGTCTGACGATAATGCCACTTTCGATGTACTGGGCTTTCGTGCCAATGGCACGGTCAGACGCTGGAATCACTACGAATAA
- the fbp gene encoding class 1 fructose-bisphosphatase, giving the protein MEIIKTLGEFIIDRQMDYPDASGELTSLFSSIRLAAKILHREINKAGLADLTGAVGSENVQGEQQQKLDVYANERFKNALAQRGVICGIASEEEEQFVKFEETKNLEGKYVVLIDPLDGSSNIDVNVSVGTIFSVYHRVSPLGSHVTEEDFLQPGNKQVAAGYVIYGSSTMLVYTTGNGVNGFTYDPTIGVFCLSHPNLHIPEDGTIYSINEGNYVHFPEGVKKYIKYCQEEDQATKRPYTSRYIGSLVSDFHRNLIKGGIYLYPTSSRYPNGKLRLLYECNPMAFLIEQAGGKAIANPGQRILDIEPTQLHQRCPLIVGSPKMVDKVESFIAEFG; this is encoded by the coding sequence ATGGAAATCATAAAAACCCTGGGTGAGTTTATTATTGACCGGCAAATGGATTATCCGGATGCAAGTGGTGAACTTACGTCCCTCTTTTCATCCATCCGTCTGGCTGCAAAGATCCTTCATCGAGAAATCAATAAAGCCGGGCTGGCGGATTTAACGGGGGCTGTAGGGAGTGAAAATGTTCAGGGAGAGCAGCAGCAAAAACTTGATGTTTATGCCAATGAACGGTTTAAAAATGCACTGGCTCAGCGTGGCGTGATTTGCGGGATTGCTTCAGAAGAAGAGGAGCAGTTCGTAAAATTTGAAGAGACCAAAAACCTCGAAGGCAAATATGTCGTGCTTATCGATCCGCTGGACGGATCCTCCAATATTGACGTGAATGTGTCGGTGGGGACAATTTTTTCTGTTTATCATCGTGTTTCCCCGCTTGGCAGCCATGTTACGGAAGAAGACTTTTTGCAGCCTGGCAACAAACAAGTGGCTGCAGGGTATGTGATTTATGGGTCTTCAACGATGCTGGTGTACACCACGGGTAATGGTGTTAATGGATTCACCTATGACCCGACCATCGGCGTGTTCTGTTTGTCCCATCCAAATCTGCACATTCCGGAAGATGGCACGATTTATTCGATCAACGAAGGTAACTATGTGCACTTTCCTGAAGGTGTAAAAAAATACATCAAGTACTGTCAGGAAGAGGATCAGGCCACGAAACGCCCTTATACCTCTCGCTATATCGGTTCTTTGGTTTCAGATTTTCATCGTAACCTGATTAAAGGCGGGATATACCTGTACCCCACTTCAAGTCGCTACCCGAATGGTAAGCTCCGACTGCTCTATGAGTGCAACCCAATGGCATTTCTGATTGAACAGGCGGGCGGTAAAGCGATTGCGAATCCGGGGCAGCGTATTCTCGATATTGAACCGACCCAACTTCATCAGCGTTGCCCGTTGATTGTTGGATCGCCTAAAATGGTCGATAAAGTCGAGAGTTTTATTGCCGAGTTTGGTTGA
- a CDS encoding TolB-like translocation protein, whose translation MARYWVSVLLLWCAWVVNASAVNSTEAVVVLDASGVEAKLVWLKLGGDRSERRQLLKLGPEQHFYQMDHHPEQSRLAIAYQGDKSKHQSQGIYILDYQQDTVRLEQVTLPAKGVEYHFAPLWSQSARYIYYVSAELNAINGRADRNIRLLRLDIETGLVELISNNATSPVRVTTGQPWQSESSPENRIAPSHVSESIAFVYRDEDQGRSSLMTLNPKLNAPPVRIHEQLAPIGELVAEGSSPWIYFLAFEQHKSVHHSVWQRVKPLLNWFVPEAQAHPGERSQHLEWWRVHAGRGELQKLPIKTSAVRDRDISRDGKLLAYTDSRGIMLLDLERLELKRGFNQKHLYHLQWARLSPGSNSAVIKPTIGQTVPD comes from the coding sequence GTGGCACGGTACTGGGTATCGGTATTGTTGCTGTGGTGCGCGTGGGTTGTTAATGCTTCTGCTGTAAATAGTACAGAGGCTGTTGTCGTTCTGGATGCTTCGGGGGTGGAGGCCAAACTGGTTTGGCTCAAGCTTGGAGGTGACCGTTCCGAACGACGTCAGTTACTCAAATTGGGGCCTGAACAGCATTTCTATCAGATGGACCACCACCCTGAACAGTCGAGGCTCGCAATCGCCTATCAAGGGGATAAATCGAAGCACCAGAGTCAGGGGATCTACATTCTGGATTATCAGCAGGACACCGTCAGGCTGGAGCAAGTCACCCTGCCAGCAAAAGGAGTTGAGTACCATTTTGCTCCGCTTTGGTCTCAGTCCGCTCGGTATATTTACTACGTCAGCGCAGAGTTAAATGCCATCAATGGGCGAGCGGATCGCAATATTCGTTTGCTGCGCCTGGACATTGAAACGGGGCTCGTAGAGCTGATTTCCAACAATGCGACTAGTCCAGTGCGTGTTACGACTGGTCAGCCGTGGCAGAGCGAAAGTTCCCCTGAAAATCGCATTGCGCCCTCACACGTATCGGAATCTATCGCATTTGTTTATCGAGATGAAGATCAAGGGCGGTCTTCCCTGATGACCCTGAATCCGAAATTGAATGCACCTCCAGTGCGGATTCATGAGCAGCTCGCACCCATTGGTGAGCTGGTTGCTGAAGGGTCATCGCCGTGGATTTATTTCCTGGCGTTCGAGCAGCACAAATCGGTGCACCACAGTGTTTGGCAGCGAGTCAAGCCGCTGCTGAATTGGTTTGTTCCAGAGGCTCAGGCTCATCCGGGGGAGCGCTCACAGCACCTTGAGTGGTGGCGGGTGCACGCTGGCCGGGGTGAGTTACAGAAATTGCCAATTAAAACCAGTGCGGTTCGTGATCGGGATATTAGCCGCGATGGTAAGCTCCTGGCGTACACTGACTCCAGGGGAATCATGTTGCTTGACCTGGAGCGACTTGAGTTGAAACGCGGATTTAACCAAAAGCATCTTTATCATTTGCAGTGGGCGAGATTATCGCCAGGTTCGAATTCTGCTGTAATTAAACCGACAATTGGTCAGACTGTCCCGGATTAG
- a CDS encoding YHYH protein — MSKHVQSGMLKGVAGLCSVFCVVSLKAAEIDGNNAFLSSDERYSVISDSNIYGARGLETVLVSGSPHLQIDGNVERVELPGSLAEYQFSIAGTRIQVSSDNRGSLDFLGLNQPTTLSFADGSATLTLTALGFAAFGGVSLPVSPASMQVALDTTDKSSTADTHSETSFSVSSDLITSTFSAARFPASTMPPKDARPYVHVQFIDYDDDGVMDASLLQSNGIPSTYDYDHTTSNNANISNICFDDPSNGPESAGGACYQVEANARAFVIPLKPVLTTTATPIGTGDHSGMAISGATFETPVAPVQQSEGYAVLNAYPEGWEVLDDCNGHAGTGGAPYHYHGDPTYPDTDGQHSHTQRATGANNCLPEYTLTVSESSGHGNLIGFMADGFPIYGTDGYANSTLDACNGHTTATPEFTDGIYHYHALSADAVSAAGGTLAPLPECLMGKLWHLPHYPEPERMAGTGLEGTTSATVASSATLVDAVTVADWFSSARFGAEINPDVLARPFVHVAFIDWQHDGIVDASLLQSNGVPSTYDYDYTTRDNTNTPDICFDDPNNGPAEEGGTCYPIEANVRAFIVPLNPEISSNGSRTLNPDDHSGIAISGATFETPTAPVQFSAGYAVTNDYPTGWEVLDDCNGHSGFEGAPYHYHGDPTYPVNDGLHTHTLEANSAADCLPDYALQVDSATGHAAPIGMMADGFPIYGTDGYDRASLDDCNGHTSATAEFPDGIYHYHALKVEVVTSNPGPKEIPPLPECLGGAVFNVPNYQSPELTD, encoded by the coding sequence ATGAGCAAGCATGTGCAGAGCGGGATGCTTAAAGGGGTCGCAGGGCTGTGTTCGGTGTTCTGTGTCGTGAGCCTAAAAGCCGCTGAAATAGACGGAAACAATGCCTTTTTGTCCAGCGACGAGCGGTACAGCGTGATTAGCGATAGCAATATCTACGGGGCTCGAGGTTTGGAAACCGTTTTGGTTTCGGGGTCACCCCATTTGCAAATCGATGGGAATGTCGAACGCGTTGAATTGCCGGGCAGTCTTGCAGAATACCAGTTCTCTATTGCGGGGACTCGAATTCAGGTGAGCTCAGATAATCGTGGCTCGCTTGATTTTCTCGGACTCAATCAGCCAACCACGCTATCGTTTGCAGATGGCTCCGCCACCCTGACGCTCACCGCATTGGGATTTGCCGCATTCGGTGGTGTGTCATTGCCTGTGAGTCCTGCATCAATGCAAGTTGCGTTAGATACAACTGATAAATCGTCCACTGCGGACACCCACTCTGAAACGAGCTTTTCTGTCTCTTCAGACCTGATTACCAGTACTTTCAGTGCTGCACGTTTTCCTGCTTCGACAATGCCCCCCAAAGATGCCCGGCCATACGTTCATGTCCAGTTTATTGATTACGACGATGACGGTGTGATGGACGCCAGCTTGTTGCAATCCAACGGGATACCGTCCACCTATGATTACGATCATACCACCAGCAACAACGCGAATATCAGTAATATTTGCTTTGATGATCCAAGTAACGGCCCGGAATCAGCAGGTGGTGCCTGTTATCAGGTTGAAGCCAATGCCAGAGCATTTGTGATTCCGTTAAAGCCTGTCTTGACCACAACGGCGACCCCGATTGGAACGGGCGATCACAGTGGCATGGCGATCTCGGGTGCGACCTTCGAAACGCCTGTGGCACCGGTGCAGCAATCCGAAGGCTATGCTGTTTTGAATGCCTATCCCGAGGGGTGGGAAGTATTGGATGACTGTAATGGTCATGCGGGCACCGGAGGCGCTCCCTATCATTATCATGGCGATCCGACGTATCCGGATACTGACGGACAACATAGCCATACCCAGCGTGCAACCGGTGCGAATAATTGTTTGCCGGAGTATACCCTGACCGTATCGGAATCGTCGGGACACGGAAATTTGATTGGCTTTATGGCAGATGGCTTTCCGATTTACGGAACGGATGGCTACGCAAACTCGACACTCGATGCTTGTAACGGGCATACCACGGCAACGCCTGAATTTACCGATGGTATTTATCACTATCACGCGCTCAGTGCCGATGCCGTCAGCGCCGCAGGCGGCACATTGGCACCGTTGCCGGAGTGCTTGATGGGTAAGCTCTGGCATCTGCCTCACTACCCTGAACCAGAGCGGATGGCTGGTACAGGTTTGGAGGGGACGACCAGCGCAACTGTTGCCAGCAGTGCGACCTTGGTTGATGCCGTAACCGTGGCAGACTGGTTTTCCAGTGCGCGCTTTGGCGCAGAAATAAATCCTGATGTCCTGGCTCGACCCTTCGTCCATGTAGCCTTTATTGATTGGCAACACGATGGCATTGTTGATGCGTCTCTCCTGCAAAGCAATGGAGTACCATCCACCTACGATTATGACTATACAACCCGCGACAATACGAACACGCCTGATATTTGTTTCGACGACCCGAATAACGGGCCCGCTGAAGAGGGTGGGACCTGTTACCCAATTGAAGCAAACGTCAGAGCTTTTATCGTCCCGCTCAATCCTGAAATCAGTTCCAACGGCTCGCGGACACTTAATCCGGATGATCACAGTGGCATCGCCATTTCGGGCGCGACCTTCGAAACGCCAACGGCACCTGTGCAGTTCAGTGCAGGTTATGCGGTGACCAATGACTATCCTACCGGTTGGGAGGTTCTGGACGATTGTAACGGGCATTCAGGGTTTGAAGGTGCGCCTTATCATTATCACGGAGATCCAACCTATCCGGTCAACGACGGACTTCATACCCACACGCTTGAAGCGAATTCGGCTGCAGATTGCCTGCCGGACTATGCGCTACAGGTCGATAGTGCAACAGGGCATGCGGCACCGATTGGCATGATGGCGGATGGTTTCCCGATCTATGGTACGGACGGTTATGATCGTGCAAGCCTGGACGACTGTAACGGGCATACGAGTGCCACCGCTGAATTTCCTGATGGTATTTATCACTATCATGCACTCAAGGTGGAGGTTGTGACCTCCAACCCGGGCCCTAAAGAAATTCCGCCGTTGCCAGAATGTTTAGGAGGCGCGGTGTTTAATGTGCCGAATTACCAATCACCTGAGCTCACAGATTGA